The proteins below come from a single Cylindrospermopsis raciborskii Cr2010 genomic window:
- a CDS encoding transposase family protein — translation MKEVIVDGTERPVQRPQNRERQKEYYSGKKKRHTCKQITVSTREKRVIILTKTRAGKVHDKRLLHESEIVQYIPDEVAIEGDLGFHGLEKEFVNVHLPHKKPKGKELTQQQKEENRELSRQRVVCEHAHSGIKRYNCVHSVYRNRVTDFDDQLMLVSAGLWNFYLDAA, via the coding sequence GTGAAGGAGGTGATTGTGGATGGTACGGAGCGTCCAGTCCAGCGTCCTCAAAACCGAGAACGCCAAAAAGAGTATTACTCTGGCAAGAAAAAGCGGCATACATGCAAGCAGATTACAGTCAGCACAAGGGAGAAACGAGTGATTATTCTGACGAAAACCAGAGCAGGTAAAGTGCATGACAAACGGCTACTCCATGAATCAGAGATAGTGCAATACATTCCTGATGAAGTAGCAATAGAGGGAGATTTGGGTTTTCATGGGTTGGAGAAAGAATTTGTCAATGTCCATTTACCACACAAGAAACCGAAAGGTAAGGAGTTAACACAGCAGCAAAAGGAGGAGAATCGAGAACTCAGTCGTCAGCGAGTTGTGTGTGAGCACGCTCACTCTGGAATTAAGAGATATAACTGTGTACATTCTGTATATAGGAATCGTGTGACCGATTTTGATGATCAATTGATGTTGGTCAGTGCAGGGCTATGGAACTTCTATTTAGATGCAGCATAA
- a CDS encoding carbon dioxide-concentrating mechanism protein CcmK, translating into MSLQAVGSLETKGFPAVLAAADAMVKAGRVTLVGYIRVGSARFTINIRGDVSEVKTAMAAGVEAAQNVYGGTLESWVIIPRPHENVEAVLPIAYTDQVQQYRDSVENPIVRSSSGR; encoded by the coding sequence ATGTCCCTACAGGCCGTTGGATCTTTAGAAACAAAGGGTTTTCCCGCAGTTTTAGCAGCAGCAGATGCTATGGTTAAAGCTGGAAGGGTAACTTTGGTCGGTTATATCCGAGTTGGTAGCGCCCGCTTTACAATCAATATTCGTGGTGATGTTTCTGAGGTGAAAACTGCCATGGCCGCTGGTGTGGAAGCAGCACAAAATGTCTATGGTGGTACTCTGGAATCCTGGGTAATTATCCCCCGTCCCCATGAAAACGTGGAAGCTGTCTTACCTATTGCTTACACAGATCAAGTCCAGCAATATCGAGACTCGGTGGAAAACCCCATTGTCCGCTCCTCCAGTGGTAGATAG
- a CDS encoding carbon dioxide-concentrating mechanism protein CcmK codes for MPMAVGVIETLGFPAVLAAADAMVKSAAVTIVYYGIAESGRLLVAVRGQVAEVKTAVAAGIASEETVYGGQVITHYIVPNPPENVETILPIHFTSKSEPFRIF; via the coding sequence ATGCCAATGGCAGTTGGCGTTATCGAAACTTTAGGTTTTCCCGCAGTTTTAGCCGCAGCAGATGCTATGGTTAAGTCTGCTGCTGTCACAATCGTATACTATGGCATTGCAGAAAGTGGAAGGTTGTTGGTTGCTGTTAGAGGACAGGTAGCAGAGGTGAAAACCGCTGTTGCAGCTGGAATAGCTTCCGAAGAAACCGTTTATGGTGGTCAGGTGATTACTCATTACATAGTCCCCAACCCACCGGAAAATGTGGAGACAATTCTACCCATCCATTTCACTTCTAAGTCCGAACCTTTTCGCATTTTTTAA
- a CDS encoding helix-turn-helix domain-containing protein, with the protein MLKLDRVLNQERLLRAMTGLNRQAFNELLSQFADTYERTVFNSLANRKRAPGGGRKPTLRSIEEKLFYILLYCKCYPTFDLLSVLFNFDRSCAHDWVHRLLSVLETTLGEKQVLPARKLRSRNSPKGFQM; encoded by the coding sequence ATGTTGAAGTTAGACCGCGTCCTGAATCAAGAGCGACTGCTACGAGCAATGACTGGACTTAACCGCCAAGCATTCAACGAGCTGTTATCTCAGTTTGCTGATACCTATGAACGCACCGTGTTCAACTCCTTAGCAAACCGCAAACGTGCGCCCGGGGGCGGACGCAAGCCTACACTCAGAAGTATAGAGGAAAAACTATTTTATATCCTGCTGTACTGCAAATGTTATCCGACGTTTGACTTGCTGAGTGTGTTGTTCAACTTTGACCGCTCCTGTGCTCATGATTGGGTACATCGACTACTGTCTGTGCTAGAAACCACTTTAGGAGAAAAGCAAGTTTTGCCAGCACGCAAACTCAGGAGCAGGAATTCACCAAAAGGTTTCCAGATGTGA